One part of the Peromyscus eremicus chromosome 18, PerEre_H2_v1, whole genome shotgun sequence genome encodes these proteins:
- the LOC131895187 gene encoding disks large homolog 5-like isoform X2, giving the protein MLKEDNRKLQGEQILLQESCEEARRLCEEAQGKICDLWTKQQQEHQRLEENLQSLRKQKELLTQQRDLAVKLQHHFTVSQMRFENLQQELEQTTAQDESLLQMELLKQKHYVPGNTC; this is encoded by the exons ATGTTGAAAGAGGACAACAGAAAGCTGCAGGGGGAACAGATTTTACTACAAGAGTCCTGCGAGGAGGCGAGGAGGCTCTGTGAGGAGGCCCAAGGGAAGATCTGTGATctctggacaaagcagcagcag GAACATCAAAGACTCGAGGAAAATCTTCAGTCcctgaggaagcagaaggagctgcTCACCCAGCAAAGGGACTTGGCAGTAAAGCTGCAGCATCATTTCACTGTGTCCCAGATGAG GTTTGAAAACCTccagcaggaactggagcagaccacagcccaggatgagagcctcctgcagatGGAGCTGCTGAAGCAGAAACACTATGTCCCAGGCAA CACCTGTTAA
- the LOC131895187 gene encoding disks large homolog 5-like isoform X1, whose product MLKEDNRKLQGEQILLQESCEEARRLCEEAQGKICDLWTKQQQEHQRLEENLQSLRKQKELLTQQRDLAVKLQHHFTVSQMRFENLQQELEQTTAQDESLLQMELLKQKHYVPAPVKKTEKAG is encoded by the exons ATGTTGAAAGAGGACAACAGAAAGCTGCAGGGGGAACAGATTTTACTACAAGAGTCCTGCGAGGAGGCGAGGAGGCTCTGTGAGGAGGCCCAAGGGAAGATCTGTGATctctggacaaagcagcagcag GAACATCAAAGACTCGAGGAAAATCTTCAGTCcctgaggaagcagaaggagctgcTCACCCAGCAAAGGGACTTGGCAGTAAAGCTGCAGCATCATTTCACTGTGTCCCAGATGAG GTTTGAAAACCTccagcaggaactggagcagaccacagcccaggatgagagcctcctgcagatGGAGCTGCTGAAGCAGAAACACTATGTCCCAG CACCTGTTAAGAAGACTGAGAAGGCTGGGTGA